Below is a genomic region from Medicago truncatula cultivar Jemalong A17 chromosome 3, MtrunA17r5.0-ANR, whole genome shotgun sequence.
tgttgtattttgtgtTTGAAACTGTTTGAAACACATTGCAGGTTCAGGAAATGAAGCTGCTGCCTCTGTCTTGGCTTCAGGACGCTTCGGCAGtttactgccgaggaaatcctctatagttaactaccgaagggAATTtaggtaaattactcgtgtgtcTCAGCTAaaccaaatgtgtcaacaacaattctcttatAACAACATACAGGATCTTTCACGCCACAGCAAATTGTGAGCACAATTTTAATCTTCTTAATTTCTATCACCATAACATTGCTTCTCTCTACACCTCCAAAAGTACCAGTTTAGTTTTACTATTGAGCCTGCGGAAACCCAATAGGCCCATTTCAGTTCACTGCATCATTATCGTCAACATCTTCTAAAATCTACAACTCTAAGCTAAACCCTCTCTGAACCCCATTTCACTGTTCATCGCACTTCTCGCCGTTAAACCTCCATTTTCGCCGTCAACCGCCGTCGActtccttcttcttcatctccatCAAATTCGACCGTAATATCTCTATTACCATTCTTTTTCATGTTTACATGCTCTTAATCTCTTTgtgattttttgtttctttttctatgTATGTGGTATGAatattttgtgaatttaggCCTAAATTTATAAATGAATTCGTGTAAGTCTAACAATTCAATGAATTTCACTACTGGGTATCATTACTTCAATCCAATTTCACAATTGGTTCTCTCCTTGTTAAACATATCATTTTGTGATTGTGTTTTTGACTCTTCTCAaatcaataattataataaatacatAAGATGTGACTGTGATTCATAATTTTAGCGTGTTAAAGGTTCTGATTTGATTTCTGAACACAATagtgttattttgttgtttaagtgTAATACAGAGGAAGAATTACATGCTCAAAAACAATTATCCATGCTTCTTGGATTATCAGAATGAGTATATTTTCTATGTGTAGACAGTGATCTTAACTTACTTAATTTGAATGGTTGCATCATTTGCATTGTTGAAATACCATTTAACCATATTTGGTTTCCAAATATCAAACCAAATACACTCTTTCTTGTATTATAATAGTATTTAGTCATGCCTTAAAGCTTGGtagtttatgaaattaaatgTTGTAACTTTTGTTGTCAAACATAATATAATAGTTATTTATCCCAATTGTTAAGCAATTGTTTCTGTCTTTTGTTTATCCTTTGACTCTGTTGTTTGTTTAAATGTGCAGGTGATTTATAGTCTATCTTCCTCTCACACTCAACCATGGCTCTCTCTAAAGCAACATTTCTCACCCACCTGAAAACCCTTGCACATCCACACCTCCGAATCCGACCACCTTATTCACTCTGTCCACGCTTCCTCTCCTTCGCCTCACCAGAAGAAGCCGCCGCCGAACGCCGCCGCCGCAAGCGACAACTCCGCATCGAACCCCCTCTCTCTGCCCTTAACCgcaatcaacaacaatcaccCAATCCAAACCCTAAATCACAATCCCCACCCTACTATCTCAACCCCACTGACCCTAAACTCCCCGAACACGCTTCTGCGTTAACCGGTAACCGTGTCAACCTTCACAACACTATTCTAACCCTAATCCGCCAAAATGATCTCGATGAAGCCGCACTGTACACGCGCCACTCCATTTATTCCAATTGCCGCCCAACCATCTTCACCATCAACGCTGTCCTCTTCGCCCTCTTCCGTCAGTCTCGCTATTCCGATCTTCTATCCCTCCACCGTTTCATTACACAAGCTGGTGTAGTTCCTAATATCATTACTTACAATCTTATCTTTCAGACTTATCTCGATTGTCGCAAGCCTGATACTGCTCTTGAGAATTTCAAGCAGTTCATCAAGGATGCTCCTTTTAACCCTTCGCCTACCACTTTCCGCATTCTTATTAAGGGTTTGGTTGATAACAATAGGCTTGATCGTGCTATGGATATTAAGGATCAAATGAATGCTTCGGGTTTTGCACCTGACCCTCTGGTTTATCATTATTTGATGTTGGGTCATGCTAGGAGTTCTGATGGGGATGGTGTCTTAAGGGTTTATGAAGAGTTGAAAGAGAAGTTGGGTGGGGTTGTGGAAGATGGGGTTGTTTTGGGGTGTTTGATGAAGGGGTATTTTCTCAAGGGGATGGAGAAGGAAGCTATGGAGTGTTATCAAGAGGTTTTTGTAGAGGGAAAGAAGATGAGTGACATTGCTTATAATTCGGTGCTTGATGCTCTTGCCAAGAATGGGAAATTTGATGAGGCAATGAGGCTCTTTGATAGGATGATCAAGGAGCATAATCCTCCTGCTAAGTTGGCTGTTAATTTGGGAAGCTTTAATGTCATGGTGGATGGTTATTGTGCTGAGGGAAAATTCAAGGAGGCGATTGAGGTTTTCAGGAGCATGGGTGAGTCTCGTTGTAAGCCTGATACGTTGTCATTTAATAACTTGATTGAGCAGTTGTgtaataatgggatgattttgGAAGCTGAGGAGGTTTATGGAGAAATGGAGGGCAAAGGAGTAAACCCTGATGAGTATACATATGGCTTGTTGATGGATACTTGTTTCAAAGAGAACAGGCCTGATGACGCTGCTAGCTATTTCAAAAAAATGGTGGAATCGGGTTTGAGGCCTAACTTGGCTGTTTACAATAGGTTGGTTGATGGGTTGGTTAAAGTTGGGAAGATTGATGATGCTAAGTTTTTCTTTGACCTAATGGTGAAGAAGCTCAAGATGGATGTTGCTAGCTATCAATTCATGATGAAGGTGTTGAGCGAGGCAGGAAGGTTGGATGATGTGCTTCAGATTGTAAATATGTTGTTGGATGACAATGGTGTCGACTTTGATGAGGAATTCCAAGAGTTCGTTAA
It encodes:
- the LOC11414344 gene encoding pentatricopeptide repeat-containing protein At3g49240, mitochondrial codes for the protein MALSKATFLTHLKTLAHPHLRIRPPYSLCPRFLSFASPEEAAAERRRRKRQLRIEPPLSALNRNQQQSPNPNPKSQSPPYYLNPTDPKLPEHASALTGNRVNLHNTILTLIRQNDLDEAALYTRHSIYSNCRPTIFTINAVLFALFRQSRYSDLLSLHRFITQAGVVPNIITYNLIFQTYLDCRKPDTALENFKQFIKDAPFNPSPTTFRILIKGLVDNNRLDRAMDIKDQMNASGFAPDPLVYHYLMLGHARSSDGDGVLRVYEELKEKLGGVVEDGVVLGCLMKGYFLKGMEKEAMECYQEVFVEGKKMSDIAYNSVLDALAKNGKFDEAMRLFDRMIKEHNPPAKLAVNLGSFNVMVDGYCAEGKFKEAIEVFRSMGESRCKPDTLSFNNLIEQLCNNGMILEAEEVYGEMEGKGVNPDEYTYGLLMDTCFKENRPDDAASYFKKMVESGLRPNLAVYNRLVDGLVKVGKIDDAKFFFDLMVKKLKMDVASYQFMMKVLSEAGRLDDVLQIVNMLLDDNGVDFDEEFQEFVKVELRKEGREEDLAKLMEEKERLKAEAKAKEAEAAEAARNKKGSGILITKMLGLKETESENTDATTTESELAEKINEADGSDEGEAKSDRASEQLTA